The DNA sequence cttggctgtggcgtgggacgtggaacttggctgtggtgtggaacttggaacttggctgtggcgtggaacttggctgtggcgtgggacgtggaacttggctgtggcgtgggacttGGCTTGGGCGTGGAACTTGGTTGTGGCGTGGAACTTGGTTGTGGCATggaacttggctgtggcgtggaacttgggacttggctgtggcgtgggacttgactgtggcgtggaacttggctttggcgtggaacttggttgtggcgtggaacttggttgtggcgtggaacttggctgtggcgtggaacttggttgtggcgtggaacttggttgtggcgtggaacttggctgtggcgtgggacatgggacttggctgtggcgtgggacttgactgtggcgtggaacttggttgtggcgtggaacttggctgtggcgtgggacatgggacttggctgtggcgtgggacttgactgtggcgtggaacttggttgtggcgtggaacttggctgtggcgtgggacatgggacttggctgtggcgtgggacttgactgtggcgtggaacttggctgtggcgtgggacatgggacttggctgtggcgtgggacttGACTGTGGCGTGGGACATGggacttggctgtggcgtgggacttgactgtggcgtgggacttggaacttggctgtggcgtgggacttggctgtggcgtgggacttggctgtggcgtggaacttggctgtggcgtgggacgTGGGACATGggacttggctgtggcgtgggacttgactgtggcgtggaacttggaacttggctgtggcgtgggacttggctgtggcgtgggacttggctgtggcgtggaacttgACTGTGGCGTGGGACGTGGAattggctgtggcgtgggatgtggaacttggctgtggcgtggaacttggctgTGGTGTGAGACTTGGAACTTTGCTGTGGCGTGGGACGTggaacttggctgtggcgtggaacttggctgTGGTGTGAGACTTggaacttggctgtggcgtggaacttggctgtggcgtgggatgtggacttggctgtggcgtggaacttggctgtggcgtgagacttggaacttggctgtggcgtggaacttggctgtggcgtgggatgtggaacttggctgtggcgtggaacttggctgtggcgtggaacttggctgTGGTGTGAGACTTGGAACTTTGCTGTGGCGTGGGACGTggaacttggctgtggcgtgggacgtggaacttggctgtggcgtggaacttggctgTGGTGTGAGACTTggaacttggctgtggcgtggaacttggctgtggcgtgggacgTGGAACTTGGCTGTGACGTGGGATGTggaacttggctgtggcgtgggacgTGGAACTCGGCTGTGGTGTggaacttggctgtggcgtgggacgTGGAACTTGGCTGTGACGTGGGATGTggaacttggctgtggcgtgggacgtggaacttggctgtggcgtggaacttggctgTGGCTTGGGATGTggaacttggctgtggcgtgggacttggacttggacttggacttggctgtggcgtgggacgTGGAAattggctgtggcgtgggacttggacttggacttggacttggctgtggcgtgggacgTGGAAATTGGCTGTGGTGTggaacttggctgtggcgtgggacgTGGAACTTGGCTGTGGCATGGGACTTGGACTTGGACTTGGACTTGGCTGTCGCGTGGGACGTggaacttggctgtggcgtgggacttggacttggacttggacttggctgtggcgtgggacgTGGAAattggctgtggcgtgggacttggctgtggcgtggaacttggACTTGGCTGTGGTGTGggacttggctgtggcgtgggacgtggaacttggctgtggcgtgggacttGGCTGTGGTGTGggacttggctgtggcgtgggacgtggaacttggctgtggcgtgggacgtggaacttggctgtggcgtggaacttggctgtggcgtgggacgtggaacttggctgtggcgtgggacttggctgtggcgtgaaacttggctgtggcgtgaaacttggctgtggcgtggaacttggctgtggcgtgggacgTGGAACTTGGCGGTGGCGTGGCACTTGGACTTGACGTggaacttggctgtggcgtgggacttggctgtggcgtggaacttggctTGGGGGCAGACAGGATACGAGGAGCAGGTTTCGGGAGGCAAAGgctcctcggagctggctgcgggggaacccgggtccttggtgGTGGCTGCGGgaggtccgggaccatcaccggagcaggggctgatgcgtccgggaccaccgccgggaCAGGAGCAAGCTGGGGCTTCTCCGCCTCCCGGCAGAGACACTCCCAGAGGGAAGTGAGCTCTCCCGCTGGATCCATCTTGGACGGTCTGTTCTGTCACGGttgtggtttgttgaggacccaaacgcaggagagcaggaggcaggagttgcaaaaaactgggtttattaatcaaaaaaacaagaacaaaaaaagctgcagagcaggattaacaaaacaCGAGAGCAAAAACCAAAACCctgacaggacacatggaggaagcaAACAGTACTGGATCATAGCGGTCTCTGTGAAACCCTCCGGTAACGTTAGAGGTTCCCGTTAAAACTGAATCGTCCCGTATCATCAGATACTTCACGTTTCTTCTTCCCCCAGGTGTTTATTCTCCTTCATGCTGCTCAGGTGACCTAAAGAAACTAAGTTCTGAGCTCTGTGATGCTTCTCCGTCTCATAATCGAGTCCCTACAGACCATAATATGTCATTCTAACCACAAGGTGACTGAAATAATGTAACTGCACTCTAAAATAGAGACTTGGCAGTGCGACCCGACctcattaattatttatttatctttggcATTCACACGGCCGGACGGACGGCTCAAGTTTCACTGCAGCAGTGACAGTTTTCGGTGGAGCAGCTTTGCAGGACCGAGCCTGGGGGCGTGGGGGGGGACGGAGGCTTTTGAGGGGGGTTTAGTTCTCATAACATCTGTGCAGCTGCGTGAGGCGGCTAACGTCGgtttagcccaggggtcggcaaaccAAAATGTTTGAGATccttattggaccaaaaacacaaaatacaaatatgtctggagccgcaaaaaattagtcttttataagccttagaatgaagacaacacatgctgcatgtttctatattagttagaactgggggagatttattttttcattatgcacttcgagaaaaaagtcgaaatgttgagaaaaaagtcaaaatgtcgagattaatgttgaagtccaaatcttgagaaaaaagttgaaatgtcgagaaaaaagtaaaaatgttgagaaaaaagtcaaaatttctgagaaaaaagtcaaaatgtcgagattaaaaaaggaaaaacgaagaaaagaagaaaaacaggaaaaaagagaaaaaaagaaaagaaagaagaataaaagagaaaaaaaagaagaataaaagagaaaaaagaaaactaaaaggaaaaaagaagaaaatagtaaaaaaaaagtaaaaaaaaggtcaaacatttttgaaaaagctccaggagccactagggcggcgctaaagagccacatgcggctctagagccgcaggttgttGACAGCCGGTTTAGCCTGAGTGGACTCACCGCGACCCCCTCAGGGGGTCGGAGAGTTTCCATCACAGATCCACTAACGCGTCGCTGAAGGCCGGAGTCATAAGAGTTCCACAAACACGGCCGGCGTGATGGAGGGAgcgaggagggagggagggaggggtggaggaagagaggaggagggacggCACCCAGGTGAAGCAGGAGGAGGATAAGTGCGTGGAGGTCGACGGGGTCGCGGCTGTTGTTGACCCATCTGTTGTTGTGAACCTTCGGTTTAATCGACTGAGTTTCAGCaggttaatggatggatggatgatggatggatggatggatggatggatggatggatggatggatggatggatggatggatggatggatggatggatggatggatggatggatgcatgatggatggatggatggatgtcaggatggatggatggatgatggatggatggatggatggatggatggatggatggatggatggatgatggatggatggatgaatggatggatggattgagggatggatggatggatagatggatgtcaggatggatggatggatggatggatggatggatggatgcatgatggatgaatggatggatgatggatggatggatggatggatggatgcatgatggatggatggatggatggatggatggatggacggatggatggatgatggatggatggatgatggatggatggatggatggatggatggatggatgaatggacggatggatggatgaatggacgaatggatggatgatggatggatggatgatggatgtcaggatggatggatggatgcatgatggatagatggatggatggatggatggatggatggatggatggacggacggacggacggacggacggacggatggatggatgcgccgtgggggccccgcccgcggaccccctcggccgccgccgggggggggggccttgCTGGCGGTGggtccctcctgcttctcccctctgtggggttgccggtggcctgggttccgggctcttccgtgtcggcctctggtctcgcgggtggcggggttgctcccccccctcccccactatagatacacttcaggtggaactttgtttggtttattacacacacacacacacacacacacacacacacacacacacacacacacacacacacatgatcatatacatacacacacacacacatagacatacacactggcttgttcacctgcatgcttgctctgtagtttttggggttaggtagcggtagcttagctcagactgcgatcagatctcaagattcgattgctgttcgtgttttggtcggctccgtgccggtttcgtgttttgtttgtggttttttgttgcagatttccagtgcctgacgtgtgtttcccatcccacccccccaaaaaaaaaaaaaaaaaactgggttatgtatgtgtacgcatatgtatgcgtatatatatgtatatatattaaatatagtaataatgcacatatatatacctttggtttctaccgtcatggtatcaatcattaatatgtgtgcagacaaggcagaaaaaaaaagaaaaaaaaaaagaaaaaaagatggataagaccttggagaagttggaagctcggcttggcaggaattgatcacaaattcgtctgtttggagtcgccattgatgaaccagagactaaaggcagacggaaaatgactgagtctgtctgtttgcaatataattgttgattctataatctggccttgacagggcggttttggccgatcgctctagtcacaatctccctggtggaatgtaaacaagggactctgcccccactagccctcccctctccaggaacatctgtggacctgttttcagaactgaccgagccgtctgataacatcaaggacattggctgaggagcagctctaagcgaagttcacggacttaccgcttacacacacacttgctgataaccacacctccctcattctcaacaccttcctcggccccccctcttatcagctcCCCCCAACGCAGTCTCtgggtttcgagcgccacgaagtCGCAGCCCTCACTTGGATTAACTGTGCCCGGGATCCCCCCCACTGCTCGGAGCATCATCCTCGCCTGTCTCACACGTCTTTACTCAGATCTTTCctaaacagctgaacaaaagtCCTTTATTTGACCACTACCACCCTTTTCCCATCTCTTCTCCGTTGGTCCCCCAGATCAGGCGCTGGGTCATGACCGACTGGCCCAACGTGACGGGGGCCGGGCCCCAGGAGTTGGTTCTGGGCGACTGGCCCAACGTGACGGGGGCCGGGCCCCTGGAGCTGGTTCTGAGGCgggaggagctgcagaagtCCCGGTGTGTCCTTGGCTTCTTCCCGGTGGTCTACTACAGCATCCTGCTCTGCGTGGGAGTCCCAGGTACCACCAACACCTGACATGACCTCCCAGAATCCCTCTGGTTGCTCTGGCAACCACATCCCCCATCTGGCTGCAGTGCTGAAATGCTGTGACCCACCAATGTTCTAATGCCAACCCCCACACATTAATAGTCAGACTATTGATCCTGCTGCCACCATATTTATGTCTCtttaatagatagatagatagatagatagatagatagatagatagatagatagatagatagatagatagatagatagatagatagatagatagatagatagatagatagatagatagatagatagatagatagatagatagatagatagttttattcagtaagccggcggtgagcaaaCCGACGCAGATCaggtctgggttggtgtgctgaccaaGAATGATTTGAAATcatgacttttatacagtaGGTTCAaggcacaaaaggcaggaataaacgagccaagtgagagacaaaaaacaatttacagtcagatgtgatctgtggccaaatgccgtaatcgggcatttggcatgactgtcaataagttgtaaattaccccatagggcaggggtcggaaacccaaaatgttgaaagagccatattggaccaaaaacgcaaaaaacaaatatctggagccgcaaaaaatgtaaaagtcttttataagccttagaatgaaggcaacacatgctgcatgtatctagttATAActgagggaagattttttttcattatgcacttatgcaaaaagttgaaatgttgagaaaaaagttgaaatctcgagaaaaaagtctaaatgttgagaaaaaagtcgaaatgtcgagaaaaaagttgaaatgttaaggaaacagtcaaaatttcgtgagaaaagtcgaaatgtcgtgaaaaaagtcgaaatgtcgagaaaaaagttgaaatgttgagattaaaaaggaagaaaaaaagaagaaagaaaggaaaaaagaaaaagaaagggaaaaaaaggtcaaacattcttgaaaaagctccagggagccactagggtggcgctaaagagatagttagttagttagttagtgggtaggtaggtaggtagttaGTAAAAGGTAAAGGTACACTGAACATCGTGACTTGCAGCCcggatgcattctgggagtaaCGTCGGTCCTTGTTCTGGTCTCCAGTGAACATCCTGACGGCGGTGGCGTTGACCCGGCTGGCGTCCCGCACCAAGAAGGCCCTGTACTACTACCTCCTGGCGGTGACGGGCTCGGACCTGCTGTCGCAGCTCTTCATCATCCTGGTCGGCTTCCTGCTGGAGACGGCCGTCTTCCACCGGGACGTCCCCGCGCCGCTGCTGCGCGCCGTCAGCGCCGCCGAGTTCGCCGCCAACCACGCCTCCATCTGGTCGGCCGTGCCCCTCACCGTGGACCGCTACGTGGCGCTGTGCCACCCGCTGCTCCACCGGCAGATCAGCTACCCGGCGCGGGCCCGGAGGACCATCGCCGCGGTGCTGGCGGTGTCCCTGGCGTCGGGGGTGCCCTTCTTCTGGTGGTCGGACGTGTGGAGGAGCGCCGACCCCCCCACGGCGCTGGACGCCGTCCTCATCTGGACCCACGTGACGATCATCTACTTCCTGCCGTGCGGCATCTTCCTGGTGCTGAACTCGCTGATCATCCGCACCTTGAGGGGGCGGCGGCCGCACCACCCCACCCAAGGGGAGCGTGGGCACCCACGGCGGCCGCGGCGGGGGAAGACCACGGCCATGCTGCTGGCCATCACCTCGGTGTTCTCGGTGCTGTGGGCCCCCAGGACCGTGGTGGTGGTGTACCACCTGTACGTGTCCTCGGTCCACCGCGACTGGCGCGTCCACCTGGCCTTCGACCTGTCCAACATGCTGGCCATGCTCAACACCGCCGTCAACTTCTTCCTCTACTGCTTCGTCAGCAAGCCCTTCCGCCGCGCCGTGCGGGACGTGGTGCTGCTCCGGGGCGGGGGGCCCCTGGACCCGTGCCGGGGCCTCCCCCTCCAACCGCAGGGCTCCGCCAACGCCTCCAACTCTTCCCTGGACAGCAGGAACAAGGACCAGGCGGGGCTCCACGCCCTCGTTACCTCGTCACGGCCTCCAGAAGCCCCCAGGGGCCCCGGAGACCCCGGAGACCCGTCCTCACATGGTCCCGGTGCACTTTGACCCCCAGGCCGGGGGCCCGGGGGCCCCGGAGCCCGGCTCTCACGGGGATTTAAACGAGCTGGACTCCCAagtagtttgtgtttctgtgacaTTGAGTTGTTTGTCCGTGTAAAtctacagatggatggatggatgcttagtacaaatgaatgaatgaatgaatgaatgaatgaatgaatgaatgaatgaatgaatgaatgaatgaatgaatgaatgaatgaacggagggagggagggagggagggacggacagatgatggatggatggatggatggatgatggatggatggatggatggatgatggatggatggatggatggatggatggatggatggatggatggatggatgatggatgatggatggatgatggatggatggatggatggatggatggatgatggatggatggatggatggatggatggatggatggatggatggatgatggatggatggatggatggatggatggatggatggatggatggatggatggatgatggatggatggatgatggatggatggatggatggatgatggatggatgatggatggattgatggatgatggatggatggatggatggatggagggatggatggaaggatggatggatggatgatggatggatggagggatggatggatggatggatggatgatggatggatggatggatggatggatggatgaatgaatgaatgaatgaatgaatgaatgaatgaatggatggatgaatgaatgaatgaatggatggatgaatgaatggatgaatgaatgaatgaatgaatggatggatggatgaaatgatGCCCGACGACGTGCCCTTTGACCCCCAGGATTTGTTCTGCGTTCCAGCGATGGACCCGGCTCTCACGGAGCTTCAGACCAGCCGGATTCCCAagctgtttgtgtttctgtgaccTTGACTTGTTTTTCCGTGTAAATCTACAGATTCAACGATGACTTGTGCTTATTTATTTGACTTCAGAAGAAttggaagaaataaaaatagcttTTCTTCTCCGAATGCAGTTGTAACATGACACCAGTTCCTGTCCTGTCTTTGTAAAGCGGATCTTATCTTCTCTATTTCATCTGAGATTCTGTCCATTCTGGAAGAGCAAACGAAAGACGAGCTAGAAAGATGAATCTGTTGTTTAATCTCAGACCacaactgtttgttttttttggtgaaaTGTAACTGAtactccttttccaccaaaccggttccagtgctggttcacaactccttcaacttgggaaccagctgagaactggtttgtttttccaaagCTCGGGTGTTAACAGGAGCcatgtcagttacatctctgcaaacatcagttacgtctctgctaacgtcagttacgtctgcaaacatcagttacgtctctgctaacgtcagttacgtctctgctaacgtcattaacgtctctgcaaacgtcagttacgtctctgcaaacgtcagttacgtcactgcaaacgtcagttacatctctgctaacgtcagttacgtctctgctaacgtcagttacgtctctaacgtcagttacgtcgttgcaaacgtcagttacgtctctgcaaacgtcagttacatcgctgcaaacgtcagttacgtctctgcaaacgtcagttacgtcactgcaaacgtcagttacgtctctgcaaacgtcagttacgtctctgctaacgtcagttacgtctctgctaacgtcattaacgtctctgcaaacgtcagttacgtctctgctaacgtcagttacgtctctgctaacgtcagttacgactctgctaacgtcagttacgtctctgcaaacgtcagttacgtctctgcaaacgtcagttacgactctgctaacgtcagttacatctctgcaaacgtcagttacatctctgctaacgtcagttacgtctctgcaaacgtcagttacatctctgctaacgtcagttacgtctctgctaacgtcagttacgtctctaacgtcagttacgtcgttgcaaacgtcagttacgtctctgcaaacgtcagttacatcgctgcaaacgtcagttac is a window from the Cololabis saira isolate AMF1-May2022 chromosome 19, fColSai1.1, whole genome shotgun sequence genome containing:
- the LOC133419746 gene encoding LOW QUALITY PROTEIN: probable G-protein coupled receptor 142 (The sequence of the model RefSeq protein was modified relative to this genomic sequence to represent the inferred CDS: inserted 2 bases in 1 codon), with product MTDWPNVTGAGPQELVLGDWPNVTGAGPLELVLRREELQKSRCVLGFFPVVYYSILLCVGVPVNILTAVALTRLASRTKKALYYYLLAVTGSDLLSQLFIILVGFLLETAVFHRDVPAPLLRAVSAAEFAANHASIWSAVPLTVDRYVALCHPLLHRQISYPARARRTIAAVLAVSLASGVPFFWWSDVWRSADPPTALDAVLIWTHVTIIYFLPCGIFLVLNSLIIRTLRGRRPHHPTQGERGHPRRPRRGKTTAMLLAITSVFSVLWAPRTVVVVYHLYVSSVHRDWRVHLAFDLSNMLAMLNTAVNFFLYCFVSKPFRRAVRDVVLLRGGGPLDPCRGLPLQPQGSANASNSSLDSRNXRTRRGSTPSLPRHGLQKPPGAPETPETRPHMVPVHFDPQAGGPGAPEPGSHGDLNELDSQDLFCVPAMDPALTELQTSRIPKLFVFL